ACGGCCTGTAAGCTTCCGGGCAGGAGCATGTCCCAGTGGTGAGAGGAGGAAGACAGTTCACAACAACTGGTGCGCATGTTTTAGCACAGGATTGTGTGCAAGCTGCACCACATATGTTCGGACTCTGAAATAATGATTTTGGGGGATCTTCGCTGACGTTATCGTCAAAACTTCTCCTGCAAGAATATGAGAGAAAAGTGCTTTGAAGTCCATGTACTCAACTCTATTAAGTGTTTCATAATTTTAGAGTCTGAGAAAGGTCTCTAAGGTTTTGTGTTTTGTAGTTTTAGTATGCTGGGCCAAGCATTTAGAAGTGCATATACCAAATAATGAAGTAAAACTGCGCAGTATTTTTGTATATTAACTTTCAATGTTAGGTGTGATTTACTTCGCTGAGGTGCACACATTGTGCATTACATGCATTCTCACAGCTTGGTTGGCAGTTCACGCTTTTCAGAGCCGATTCCTGCACCGTCACTTTGATTTCTGGCGCTGGAGCCTAAATTGAAGAGAACTCAAACTCAGATGGGATCATCTGTGTAGCACAACATGACAGCTTACTGGAGCTACTTTACAGACAGGCATGCAGATTTGCTGGCACTGCTGCTCGCAGACGGGAGCGGGGACAGAAACTTGTTTCTGACAAGTCTGGCCACAAGATGACTGACATTGACGACAATGACTCTGATGTAAGTTGATCTTACTCAGGAGAAAGATTACGGTCCCTGTTTCAAAGTTATTACCTGAATGGGTGAAGTAGTAGCGGCAGACAAGCTTGCTGGAGGAGTAACGATTGGAGCGGATACTGTCCTAGGCAACATGCCTGGCGTATTGTAAGTCAACTGATGAATCAATTTACGTGCATATTCGTCGTCAGTAATGCTAAAATCCATTTTCAATGCACTTATCACTACGTAAAAAgtttgattgaaaaaagtgcCAACGAACCAACTATTTTGGCATGCCTGGTCGCAAGTTGGCAACCGTTCTGGTTGGCAGGACAGCAGGCACTGAGAGTAGCAGGCATTCTGTGGTGTATTGTAATTACTGTGATGTAACGCGACATGATTTACAGTATTGTTCTTACCTGTGTAATAGGTTGGCAAGCGTTTCGACAAGAACTACTGCAGAGCTCTGAACACTGCTGCGGATGCTGGCAAGTGTCGATACAATTCATATTGCACACAGGTTGGCACTGGGTAGCCTGTGTGAGGGGTCTTTTTGGTAGAAGAAATAAGGAACATCGTAGGATTAGTACATGTTACCTGTGCTTGCATAATGCATGCGCAGTTATTTGTCGGAGGAAGTGGTGCGACAGTGCATTTACACGATGGCTCAATAGCTTGTGCGCAGCTGCAGGTGGGCAGCGCTGCAGGTGGAGCGCAAGAGCAAACGGATGGAGAAAGTTGATGGAAAGTAGTATTCTGAAGTGTAATTGTCGAAAATTTGTGTTCAGCGAAACTAGAGTGAAAGTCTGAATGGCGCCATTGTCTAAAGTCACAAGTCGCGTTCTTGTGGGGTTGTATTAACGCACCGACGCTTCGCCTGCTTACATTATTCTAACTTGAACAGCGAAAGTAGTTACATGATTATTGAACGACAAAGCAAAACAAAGTGAGAACTATCGAGCATTAAAATTTGGCAGGAAATTTGAGTGTACTATCCCGCGGAATAGCGTTATTGTCAACATACACGTTTCCGTATTTCCTCGTCATCTGCACTACTCCAAGATatgaattctttttgaaagtgTAAGTACAGATAGAAATATCTTCAGAATTCCATATTTTATAGTATTCGttggcttttttcttttacaatagcaaaaaagaacatcagAATAGTAGCCTTCCTTGTATTCGACACAAAAATCGAAGGCAAACATTAAGATTATGAATGTACAGTACACTCACTAAATAAGTATTGATTAGTCAATATAAAAGCAGAAGAATCGGATGTTAGAGAAGGCATTAGCAGTcactacttaaaggcatcactccacgaatctgaggtggtacggattgcaggtggagtattcgtgtacgggatgagagactatggagagggggagggggtgattccgtccatttcttcctaattgccgtaaaaaacggcccggaagatacggcttcattcgttctggcgcattattttctacaaggagttcgagtgaagagcgccagccttgtgcggcgcctcatcttgcgggccgtttttttacggcaattaggaagaaatgaacggaatcacccccctctccataatctcccatcccgtatacgaatactccacctgaaatttgcaccacctcaggttcgtggggtgatgcctttaagagtaGGGAAGTGGAAATAAAGGCAAGAGATAGCTAACTAAGCTATTCGAACTGGATGATTCAAAATACTGGAGCGACCATTACATTATTTGGGCTGTAACATAGATCCATGCACCATCAAGTCAGAGCCTATGCGTCGCTCACAAGAATCACAGCGAAAACTCGCGTTTATCATTGCCGACAAGTCAGAAAGCAAAGAGTGATCAGTAATAACGAGAGTGACTAGAACCAGCAGGAATGCTGATTTCACAAACTGAGGGCCAGAACGTATTTTGGAAATTTGGCAACCATCACGATTGCACACTCACAAGGAACAGGGTCTTGCGCCGTGAGGTTGCAATGCTAAAAATGTTTACAGGAGAAACGCACATCCATTGGAGAGCAGTTGAAAAAACACTTTGGAGTCTCGCTGAACGAATGACTACTCGAAAATCGCGTCTGACAAGAAAGCGTTCGTAAAGGAGTGCAAGACGTTCTGACGCATTTACTTTCGCAGATCTAATGGGTCTTTGTTGCGATCACTCCATTGATAACTTTTTAGTTGTAGAAGGAGTCGCATTTTCCGACCCTTGACTATAAAATGGTTTCCACCATGTTTTAGAGTGATCTTGACGTCGAAAATTTCCGCGGATGCTGCTTCAAAGTCGATCCCATAGTTCTCTAAACTCTACGCGAAAAACATACGCGTCAGATCCTGCTGCGTTAAACTTGCCAGCATTTGTAGCTAGGTGTCCTTTAGCCCTCAAAAAATATGATAGCTTGTTTAGTGAAAGTTGTGAATTCGACCAAAACTTTTCTCATATCTCCTCTGTTTTAGTGACATTTTCTTGACGTCCCTTTAAATAGAAAGCGAACTAGACGACACTTTTTTCTAGCAaatgtttacttatttgtttgtcTGGGTGCAGGAGTTTCAAATTGCAAATATTGCGCGGAAATCTCAtaaaaactttggaaaatgAGTCATTCAATTCCTTAGCATCAAAATTCAACATatcagattttttaaatgaagtagaaaatataaataatgtatTCATCGCAAACTGTTGGACTGTTCTGTATTCCTTGCAATTCCAATGAGAACTAGCACTTTCACTAAAGAGCGCTGAATATGAAAAAGCGGCCAACGTAAACAAGTGAGGAAATTTTGCGACCTCACTTCAGCATTGTCAGAATTCCTGTCACGAGTTGATGTCTTCTATACACTTTCCCAACTCCTTCTGTATTTTTACAGAGGATATACAAAAGGGGTGCCTTGTCCACATTGTTTTTTGGTTAACTATTTTTACCAAGCTTGCTTCTGATTACATACCATTAGCTCATCATTCATTGAAATAGATCTCATAAAAACAACCTGAATTTTCAGTtggcaaaaaaatgaaaacaaaaacaaaatattgagTAGTTTAGCTAAGACTCACTTATGACGAGCTGAGtgatttttataaatattaattttgatGTATCGTACTATTTTcagactaatgtttaggcacagaacgtcttttttctttcaagaatgTAATTCGTTTCATATTGATGGTTTACTGAGAAGTATTATATTTACAAATGTTTGATCTAAAAGCAACTTGCGAATGAGCGCTTGACCGAAAAAGTTGATTTAAGTTAGTTTGATCTTGCTGAACTACAGCTACTTATCTGCTTTCTTGgtataattattttaaagcTTGCAATAAAAATAGGCATTCGCAGTAAAACTATCAGTTAAGTGCAGCTTGGATTCGAACGAGCTAAATAAACCTACGAAAACGCTTGCTAATTAAGAGATTGAGGTTACCGAGAGAACCATTAGCAATAAATCATTAAAATATGACTGAGGGAGGAGTATACTGCCAATTTTCCGCTCCCACTTTCAAAgcctctttctttcctttcaagGATGACTTAGACTGCAATTTGTCCGAGGCATCGTTCCTAGTGTCGTCATCCGGAAGCAGCGCAAGTAGTACGTTCGTAAAAGAAGTTTTCGATGTGCGTTTGTGTGGAGTACAGTACCAATCGGTCGACTTTCCTTCACCACTGCTAAACGATAAATTCCACGACTACTTTGAATTCGAAAATGGAGCAGCAAAAAGCAGATGTTACTGAAGAAAAGTACATAAGCTAGTCGACGTTTTTGAATCCTACTTACAATCAACAACGACTAGGACAGAAATTTACTTGTTTGCTCGTTTAAAGTAAGGGTCTGATTAGCAAGATATTtacaagacaaaagaaaaaagctacttctaatcagaattcttttctttaatttaagGTGTCATCAGACGCATGACAGTtgaatgataataaaaaaatttccgcTTTTTGCGAGTGCTGGGTTAAAGCTGTATGAACAACAAATTTTGTAAGCGAAAGGCAGACAATAGCAGGCTGTCCGGTACCTATAACGACATTTTACCTGTTCATCGGCGACGACGACAATCAATAGAAGTGCGATTACAAGGAGCTGCTGCATGTTGCAATGTGAATGAGTTGTGATCAGCGCAGTTTAAATGCTCGCTTGGTCAAGGAGTGCGTGTCACAAAGTCCGGTTCTATTGTGGGATAACGGAAGGACATGTTTCCGTCCACACTCACTCACTgataaaaaatcgaaacacTTAACGAACATCATTCGAGCAAGTAGCTGCAGCAACACCACACTTTTCCTAATACGGCTAATATCTTTGTTCTCATTTCCGTCAGTTCGATGAAACATAGCTACGTCCTTTCAAACGTGAAATACGCCAACAGCGTTTTCACTGCGCACTGAGAGTTTTCTCGTCCAACAATGTCCAATCTCTACCATGCAtgtatgaaattttggaaactcTTCATATGAAAATCTATAGATCGAATAATCCAAAGTAATCCGAATTTCAGCACAGTGAATTTCAGACAAATATGAACAAAACATTTGTGATTTTCTAAATACCACTACGTCCTTCAAATCTGGGATGTTTTCAAGTCTTAATcacaacacagaaaaaaagacgttttgAGATGTGTGCAATGCTATCGCCGAAGGATTGCTGATTTGGTCTAGAAATAGAGAAACATCACGAGCACTGCAATATAAATGAACTTGTTTAGTTTACACTACATCGCTCAAAGAACGAATACCAAGATGTTTATGGAACCTCGaaacaaatatacaaataCCCATCAGACAGGATCTTAACCGAGAAGCGACTATTCTTTCTTATGACGGCAGCACAACCACCTGCCACATGGATTGTAGTTGGTTGGGCAAATGCATTGCgaatttttctgctgttgACAAACAACAGCCGTAGTCTGACACGAGTTGGCGCACGACTTAGCGCACGCAGGTGAGCACTGCGACGCCTGAAATAGTTGAAGCTTACTGGTAATCGGGCGCCTAAACGTTTACACTGAGTACCTGATTTTCCTGTACACACTGCATATTGCAGGTCTGCTCACACTGCTGCTGGCACTGGGGTGAGGAGGCGGAGATCGGTACTCTTACTGTTAAGACGACCTCTGGTTGACGCTACAAACAGTTTTTAGTAACCAAGGCACACAAGTTCTTCGTTTAATTGGAATTCTGTGATCATccaatttataaaaattaagcCGATTATTCCAAGCGCAGCATATCTCGGCTACACGAAGAATGATAGTTGCAGATTGGAACAGAGTCAGACGTGGGGAGTTGCGCATCCTTCATCATGCGTTGCTGATTACAGGCACTGTTGGCTGAGGATGTCAAACTCTTGACAAATGACAAATTCATAAACCATGCATTGATACCATAATTAAGTCTATAATATGGTGATGAGTCTTCCTTAGATTTCTGCTCTATTTGCGGCTTGCAGTGCGGTATTCGTATCATCCAAAAAATAGAGAGGCTGAAAGGAAACTTTGCTCTGTGTTCTTATATGTGACACTGGCGTTCACAAGTAATAATCGCTACTATTAGTGCTGATGTAAGCGGGTAACTTCAACAACTGGTGGCCTGCTAACATCTACACAGCTGTACGGCTGTGTAGAGGGCATTACATAGGTTTTGAGGGGAGCAAATTTCACATGCCCTCGGTTTTTCAGGTTCATGGAAAAAGCAACAACGCTGTAGCCTTGGACGAAGTAAAAGATCTATGGCTGTATTGGTCATCTGTTTAGTGCAAATACATGACCCTACAACAATTTTGATTCCTTACAGAAATAGACAGAAATTGGCCCATACATTAAGCTGCTAAACGTTTACTCGTCATTAGAGGGCAGTaaagcgaacaccacaaatCTGATGTCAGGTTTAGATATGAAACAGGAGTAATATTCGAAAACAGCGCTTGACTGTCTTTGTCTTCGCGCTtcaaaattgagaattttgatgtgtacatttctttcctttttcttgaagGTAAAAACTACTGCGAATTAATTAACAGTATGTCTGGCAGTGTTGCTCCTCTTACCGTTTTCAACAAGTTCCTTCCATCGTTCCAGAGTTTTTCGGttccctttttattttttgccatGATCTCACATGCCTGTTCGTTTTTCTtagaacttttcatttttcattcgatATCCTCCACGACAATGCAAATCTTAAAACCGGCCTAAGATGTCTTACTCTTCATTTCTGGAATCAGTTTtatctaggttttttttacagcgttTTCATCATATGTTGTGCCTTTTGAGCACCTTTGTCGTCTCTAATTAGCTCATTCTTTTCGAGACATTaatattaacaaaatttaactGCATTCAATCTGTCTTCAAAGAGAAGAACGCTCTAGACTAGTTCACAAACTCCTTTAAGCTTCCGTTTAACGATGGCGTTCTGCATGAAACAAGTAGACTGCGTGGATGTAGTAATATCAATGGAACCACCCACCATACTGTTCTGTTGTTGTACGCAATTTGTCGTACATTCGGGTTGGCAAGAAGAAACGCAGCCTTGTTGCTGAAACCGCATAAAATTAGGCTTAAGACAAAGAGGCAATCTGACGTCTCTGTGAGACAACCAAAAACTCTGTCCAAGCTGACCACCGAGTGCGAGTGAACACAGGAAGTAGCACAGGCTGGCTGACAGGCGGACGTACACTGTTGCGTTTGGGACAGCTGCAAATCATTTCTTCATTGATTCTGTGCGAAGAGAGTGATATTCAGTGATATTTTACCACATTCCGGCAGACCGTCTGGCACTGCAGATTGCATTGCTGTTCACAGTTCTGCCCATTCTGCTGGTCGCATGCCTGCATGCATGTTTGCCGACACTGGTTGCACTGATCCTGTGAGTACTGAAAACTGTGGTTCCGCTCTTTGCTTAGTAATTCTGGAAATCCATAAAGTGGTCGCTTCTCAGATTTCGTTAGAGAAGTTCGACGTTACAGAGAAAGTCCGCTCTCTCTGCACCCAAGAACTGCTACAAATGTCCCCGTATCGCTAAACCGAGAAGAGTATGAATGAGCATGGATGGGCTGAACTGATTTCAATAGCGTAACGTTCTTGTAATTGCTGTGAAAATTCAGTTACTCAAATAGAATAGTCAAAACCTAGGTTTGTCACCCACaacgaaaaaggaaactttGTGGTCTCTTAAAGGGGAAGCATATTTTGCACCCGCGGTCTTAAATCGCCGGCAAGAAAAGAGAGATGATTTTGTCCTAGAGcaaacttaattttttcttatatagAATGGTTCCGTGCACATCTCAAAATAGATGAAACTAAAAATCATAATCTTACAGTAGATATCTCTTTTCACTTTCGCAATGTCACATTTCAATTAATCTTCATTAAATCTCAACCTTGCAGGAATCATTAGGGTTCAATATTATGGTCTTATTGGCTTAGGAGGAGAACAAGTAGCAAAGCAATTCACTCTCGCTTCTCTgtaatagaaaatttcaagctTCTTACCTCCAGCTAGAACAAGCTGGTTATAAATATATAAGCACATGCTGAAGAGTGAATCGGAATTTGACGtgtttaagaaaataatagttgCGACATCTTATTTCTACCAACGTTTTCGAGTTATAAACGTCCACACTTTTGTATAACTGCAGTGAGAGAAAATATCCTCTCAGATCCCAAACCCGAGTTGCAAAAGAACAcctatttttcatattcattcatGACACAATGCAATAAAGAGTAGGAGGGTCTTGCAGTAATCCAAAATGACGTACAGATTATAGGTCTCCCTTGAGCCATTATATTCACTCGCGTTTATCACTGACAAATCTTACTTGATATAAAGCAGCTTGTGAAGATTAgagaaaagttagaaaatttaaaaaatattggtTGAGATATTGGTTAAAACATTCACCTTCTTTTAGAAATCATCACaagg
This is a stretch of genomic DNA from Necator americanus strain Aroian chromosome II, whole genome shotgun sequence. It encodes these proteins:
- a CDS encoding hypothetical protein (NECATOR_CHRII.G8815.T1); this translates as MQQLLVIALLLIVVVADEQNTTFHQLSPSVCSCAPPAALPTCSCAQAIEPSCKCTVAPLPPTNNCACIMQAQATQCQPVCNMNCIDTCQHPQQCSELCSSSCRNACQPITQNACYSQCLLSCQPERLPTCDQACQNSCITDDEYARKLIHQLTYNTPGMLPRTVSAPIVTPPASLSAATTSPIQSHCRQCQSSCGQTCQKQVSVPAPVCEQQCQQICMPVCKVAPAPAPEIKVTVQESALKSVNCQPSCENACNAQCVHLSESPNICGAACTQSCAKTCAPVVVNCLPPLTTGTCSCPEAYRPCAGKTKCCRQ